The Zonotrichia albicollis isolate bZonAlb1 chromosome 6, bZonAlb1.hap1, whole genome shotgun sequence genome window below encodes:
- the NKX2-8 gene encoding homeobox protein Nkx-2.8 — translation MATSGRISFTVRSILDLPEQDANSIKQASDHRHSAENYTDSPYRGWIETDRSHYPSSDESGPEMSLPDSTQRSLPARASEAEEKKKKRRVLFSKAQTLELERRFRQQRYLSAPEREQLARLLSLTPTQVKIWFQNHRYKMKRARSEGPGSPQPRPPAMLRRVVVPVLVRDGEPCRGCPASPPAPAARPKLGCALAGCSAQAALALQGYRACPPAAALGVFPAYQHLAHPAVVSWGW, via the exons ATGGCCACATCTGGGAGGATCAGTTTTACAGTGAGGAGCATTTTGGATTTACCAGAGCAGGATGCTAATAGCATAAAGCAAGCCTCTGACCACCGCCACTCAGCGGAGAACTACACCGACTCGCCGTATCGAGGGTGGATAGAAACAGACAGAAGTCACTATCCCT CTTCCGACGAGAGCGGCCCGGAGATGAGCTTGCCCGACTCCACCCAAAGGTCGCTCCCCGCCCGCGCCTCGGAGGccgaggagaagaagaagaagcggCGGGTGCTCTTCTCCAAGGCGCAGACGCTGGAGCTGGAGCGGCGGTTCCGGCAGCAGCGGTACCTGTCGGCGCCGGAGCGGGAGCAGCTGGCCCGGCTGCTCAGCCTCACCCCCACGCAGGTGAAGATCTGGTTCCAGAACCACCGCTACAAGATGAAGCGGGCGCGAAGCGAGGGCCCGGGCAGCCCGCAGCCGCGCCCGCCCGCAATGCTGCGCCGGGTGGTGGTGCCGGTGCTGGTGCGGGACGGGGAGCCCTGCCGCGGCTGCCCCGCCAGCCCGCCGGCTCCCGCGGCGCGCCCCAAGCTGGGCTGCGCCCTGGCGGGGTGCAGCGCCCAGGCCGCCCTTGCCCTGCAGGGCTACCGAGcctgcccgcccgccgccgccctcGGCGTCTTCCCCGCGTACCAGCACTTAGCGCACCCGGCCGTGGTCTCCTGGGGATGGTGA